The following coding sequences lie in one Caproicibacterium argilliputei genomic window:
- a CDS encoding nucleotide sugar dehydrogenase: MANVKAELLEKISGKTAKIGIVGLGYVGLPLAVEFARAGYTTIGFDVQKQKVDSVNAGQNYIGDIVGDTLKEEVKSGKLRATSDFSFIRDVDAVAICVPTPLDAHQQPDISYVKGSTESVAEYVHPGMLIVLESTTYPGTTEELLQPILEKSGLKCGTDFYMAFSPERVDPGNKQYKTKNTPKVVGGIGKDATEVAASLYRNVLEGGVYEVSSPAVAEMEKLLENTYRNINIGLANEMAIICNRMGINVWEVIEAAKTKPYGFQAFYPGPGLGGHCIPLDPFYLSWKAREYDYHTRLIETSGEINTAMPEYVVDRVMKVLNKNKIALNGAKVLVLGVAYKNDIDDYRESPALNVIDHFIKQGAQTTFYDPFIPQYKHKGVVHTGEKELTDQMLKDADIVVVCTAHTCFDYDHIQQTAKEIFDTRNAMKNVKDHSNIELL; encoded by the coding sequence ATGGCAAATGTGAAAGCAGAGCTGCTCGAAAAAATCAGCGGCAAAACTGCCAAAATCGGAATTGTTGGGCTTGGCTATGTCGGCCTGCCGCTGGCAGTCGAATTTGCCCGTGCAGGGTACACCACCATCGGTTTTGATGTGCAAAAGCAAAAGGTTGATTCTGTGAATGCTGGGCAGAACTATATCGGTGATATTGTCGGCGATACCCTGAAAGAAGAAGTCAAGTCTGGCAAGCTGCGCGCGACCAGCGATTTTTCTTTCATCCGTGATGTGGATGCAGTGGCCATTTGCGTGCCGACACCGCTGGATGCGCACCAGCAGCCGGATATCAGCTATGTGAAAGGCTCCACCGAAAGTGTTGCGGAGTATGTGCATCCCGGTATGCTCATCGTATTGGAAAGCACCACTTATCCGGGCACAACGGAGGAACTGCTGCAACCAATTCTTGAAAAATCCGGCTTAAAGTGCGGCACGGATTTTTACATGGCGTTTTCACCGGAGCGGGTTGACCCCGGCAACAAGCAGTACAAAACCAAAAACACCCCGAAAGTGGTTGGCGGCATCGGCAAAGACGCAACGGAGGTTGCGGCTTCTTTGTACCGCAATGTGCTGGAGGGCGGCGTTTACGAGGTTTCTTCTCCTGCTGTGGCAGAGATGGAAAAGCTGCTCGAAAACACGTACCGCAACATCAACATCGGCCTTGCAAACGAGATGGCCATTATCTGCAACCGCATGGGCATTAACGTTTGGGAAGTTATTGAAGCGGCAAAGACAAAGCCTTACGGATTCCAGGCGTTTTATCCCGGCCCGGGTCTTGGCGGACACTGCATCCCGCTGGATCCGTTCTATCTTTCCTGGAAAGCGCGTGAGTATGACTATCACACCCGTCTGATTGAAACTTCCGGCGAAATCAACACGGCAATGCCTGAGTATGTTGTGGACCGCGTCATGAAAGTGCTCAACAAGAACAAAATCGCGCTCAACGGCGCGAAAGTTCTGGTGCTGGGTGTTGCCTACAAAAATGATATTGACGATTACCGTGAGAGCCCGGCGCTCAATGTAATTGACCATTTCATTAAGCAGGGAGCACAGACCACATTCTACGACCCCTTTATTCCGCAGTACAAACACAAGGGTGTGGTGCACACCGGCGAAAAGGAACTGACCGACCAGATGCTCAAGGATGCGGATATCGTGGTTGTCTGCACCGCGCACACCTGCTTTGATTATGACCATATTCAGCAGACTGCCAAGGAAATTTTCGATACCCGCAATGCAATGAAGAATGTGAAAGACCACAGCAACATCGAATTGCTGTAA
- a CDS encoding Gfo/Idh/MocA family protein: MEKLRFMLIGCGRISKNHIAAAAANQETMTLAVVCDPVRERAEAKAAMLKEQAGYEPLIYTDYKKALQEQEIDVCSIATESGYHARIALDCMEQGKSVLIEKPMALSTADAEKMLAAAEQKGVTLGVCHQNRFNAPIQQLHKALEDGRFGKLVSGTARILWNRTMPYYQQAPWRGTWAQDGGTLMNQCIHNIDLLQWSLGGEPDTIMAMTGNYLRDIEAEDFGSILIRFKNGAIGIVEGTACVYPKNLEETLSVFGKTGCAVIGGLAVNRVQTWNFAEPAEQDAVVSKLAGTDPKDVYGSGHNLLYANYIHAVQTGTQPLVSGYEGIKALKIILAAYKSQKTGQAVKFDGLSFASTDMCSADVKVNG, from the coding sequence ATGGAAAAATTGCGCTTTATGCTGATTGGCTGCGGTCGAATCAGCAAGAATCATATTGCTGCGGCTGCAGCAAATCAGGAAACCATGACTTTGGCGGTTGTCTGTGACCCGGTGCGCGAGCGCGCCGAGGCGAAGGCTGCTATGCTCAAGGAGCAGGCTGGCTACGAACCGCTGATTTATACCGATTACAAAAAAGCTTTGCAGGAGCAGGAAATTGACGTCTGCTCCATCGCAACCGAAAGCGGCTACCACGCGCGCATTGCACTGGACTGTATGGAGCAAGGCAAAAGCGTTTTGATTGAAAAACCGATGGCGCTTTCCACTGCAGACGCAGAGAAAATGCTGGCGGCCGCGGAGCAGAAGGGTGTGACGCTCGGCGTTTGCCATCAGAACCGCTTCAACGCTCCCATTCAGCAGCTGCACAAGGCATTGGAGGACGGCCGCTTCGGCAAGCTGGTCAGCGGCACCGCGCGCATTCTGTGGAACCGCACCATGCCGTACTATCAGCAGGCACCGTGGCGCGGAACCTGGGCACAGGATGGCGGCACGCTGATGAATCAGTGCATTCATAATATCGACCTGCTGCAGTGGAGCCTCGGCGGCGAGCCGGACACCATCATGGCTATGACCGGCAACTACCTGCGCGATATTGAGGCGGAGGACTTCGGCTCCATTTTGATTCGCTTTAAAAACGGTGCCATCGGCATTGTAGAGGGTACGGCGTGCGTTTATCCGAAAAACCTGGAAGAAACCCTTTCTGTTTTCGGCAAAACCGGCTGTGCCGTGATTGGCGGCTTGGCAGTGAACCGTGTGCAGACCTGGAACTTCGCAGAGCCTGCCGAACAGGATGCGGTGGTTTCCAAGTTGGCAGGCACTGACCCGAAGGATGTTTACGGCAGCGGGCACAATCTGTTGTACGCCAATTATATTCATGCGGTGCAGACCGGCACACAGCCGCTGGTTTCCGGCTATGAGGGCATTAAGGCGCTGAAAATTATCCTTGCGGCATACAAGAGCCAGAAAACCGGGCAGGCAGTCAAGTTTGACGGTTTGTCCTTTGCAAGCACGGATATGTGCAGCGCTGACGTGAAAGTAAACGGCTGA
- the wecB gene encoding non-hydrolyzing UDP-N-acetylglucosamine 2-epimerase, with the protein MKIVTVVGARPQFIKASVVSAALKPLCTEVLVHTGQHYDQNMSEVFFEELQIPHPAYNLGVGSGTHGRQTGEMLIGIEKILFEEKPDVMLVYGDTNSTLAGALAASKLHIPVAHVEAGLRSYNMRMPEEQNRILSDHISTWLFCPTQTAVKNLAKEGITKGVSVSGDVMLDSVLHFREVARQNPEKRKIYEQLGIAPKAYRLATLHRAETTDGGEDAIVRIFDAFEQLPQRVVIPIHPRTRALAEEAIRTRGYRNIQLIDPVGYLEMLLLTSGACQVLTDSGGLQKEAWFMEVPCVTLRSETEWVETMEGGWNVLAKLTTADILDKALHTVPNAAARQAQPFGDGHASEKIARAVCNEKEWPKQ; encoded by the coding sequence ATGAAAATCGTTACAGTTGTAGGTGCGCGGCCGCAGTTTATCAAGGCAAGTGTGGTTTCCGCCGCGCTGAAACCGCTTTGCACAGAGGTTTTGGTGCATACCGGCCAGCATTATGACCAGAATATGTCTGAGGTGTTTTTTGAGGAGCTGCAGATTCCGCATCCGGCGTATAACCTGGGTGTCGGCAGCGGCACGCATGGCCGCCAGACCGGCGAAATGCTGATTGGCATTGAGAAAATTCTGTTTGAGGAAAAGCCGGACGTCATGCTGGTTTACGGCGACACGAATTCCACACTGGCGGGCGCGCTTGCGGCGAGCAAGCTGCACATTCCGGTGGCGCACGTGGAGGCGGGTCTGCGCTCGTACAATATGCGGATGCCGGAAGAGCAGAACCGCATATTGAGTGACCATATCTCCACCTGGCTTTTCTGCCCGACACAGACCGCCGTGAAAAATCTTGCGAAAGAGGGCATCACCAAGGGCGTTTCCGTTTCCGGTGATGTCATGCTGGACAGCGTACTGCATTTTCGCGAAGTTGCGCGCCAAAATCCGGAGAAGCGAAAGATTTACGAGCAGTTGGGCATTGCACCCAAAGCGTACCGCCTGGCAACGCTGCACCGCGCGGAAACCACCGACGGCGGCGAAGATGCCATTGTGCGCATTTTTGACGCATTTGAGCAGCTGCCGCAGCGTGTGGTGATACCAATTCACCCGCGCACCCGCGCGCTTGCGGAGGAGGCAATCCGCACCCGCGGCTACCGTAATATTCAGCTGATTGACCCGGTGGGGTATCTGGAAATGCTGCTGCTGACCAGCGGCGCCTGCCAGGTGCTGACCGACAGCGGCGGTTTGCAGAAAGAGGCTTGGTTCATGGAAGTGCCCTGCGTGACGCTGCGCAGCGAAACCGAGTGGGTGGAAACAATGGAAGGCGGCTGGAACGTGCTTGCCAAACTGACTACGGCGGATATTCTGGACAAAGCCCTGCACACCGTGCCCAACGCGGCGGCGCGCCAAGCACAGCCTTTCGGGGACGGACACGCCAGCGAAAAAATTGCCCGTGCGGTCTGTAACGAAAAGGAGTGGCCGAAGCAATGA
- a CDS encoding glycosyltransferase family 4 protein, with the protein MNIIYLEHYAGSPQHGMEFRPYFMAKRWVEAGHTVTMVASSYSHLRTKNPDLQGRPYLEETMDGIRWFWIAGPQYAGNGVGRIQNILSFLTGVYRYQKQICAVGKPNVVIASSTYPLDIYPAKKIAKRYGAEVVYEVHDLWPLSPMELGHMSAHHPFIMVMQKAENECCKSADAVVSLLPCSKEHFVEHGMQPEKFSCIPNGIVQADWEKPLPEHPIYEKQLKAWHDEGWFLIAYTGAHGVANALDSFVEAGEKLQGKKIKLLLIGPGPERERLKAKAAPLENVELLDPVGRAQVPELLAQMDALYVGLQRQPLFRFGVSPNKLMDYMMAGKPVIFAIEAGNDMVAEAQCGISIPPEDSTAIADAAQKLAAMPQEELAAMGQRGHAYILAHHEYDVLAKQFLDVMQQHLKHSTSAK; encoded by the coding sequence ATGAACATCATCTATCTGGAGCATTACGCGGGTTCACCGCAGCACGGCATGGAGTTCCGCCCGTATTTTATGGCGAAGCGCTGGGTCGAGGCCGGCCACACGGTGACCATGGTTGCCAGCTCGTACAGCCACCTGCGCACCAAAAATCCGGATTTGCAGGGTCGCCCGTATCTGGAGGAAACCATGGACGGTATCCGCTGGTTCTGGATTGCCGGACCGCAGTATGCCGGAAACGGTGTGGGCCGGATTCAAAATATCCTTTCGTTCCTTACCGGGGTGTACCGTTATCAGAAGCAGATTTGTGCGGTCGGCAAGCCCAATGTGGTGATTGCCTCCAGTACCTATCCGCTGGATATTTACCCCGCAAAAAAGATTGCGAAGCGGTACGGCGCTGAGGTGGTTTATGAGGTGCATGACCTGTGGCCCCTCAGCCCGATGGAGCTGGGGCACATGAGTGCGCACCATCCGTTTATCATGGTGATGCAGAAGGCGGAAAACGAGTGCTGTAAATCCGCAGACGCCGTTGTCAGCCTGCTGCCCTGCTCGAAAGAACATTTTGTGGAGCACGGAATGCAGCCGGAAAAATTCTCCTGTATTCCAAACGGCATTGTACAGGCGGACTGGGAGAAACCTCTGCCGGAGCACCCGATTTATGAAAAGCAGCTGAAAGCGTGGCATGATGAAGGCTGGTTCCTGATTGCCTACACCGGCGCACACGGCGTTGCCAATGCGCTGGACAGCTTTGTGGAAGCCGGCGAAAAGCTGCAGGGCAAAAAGATTAAGCTGCTGCTCATTGGCCCCGGGCCGGAGCGTGAGCGGCTAAAAGCCAAAGCAGCACCACTGGAAAATGTGGAGTTGCTTGACCCGGTCGGCCGTGCGCAGGTGCCGGAACTGCTGGCGCAGATGGATGCGCTGTATGTGGGTCTGCAGCGCCAGCCGCTGTTCCGCTTCGGTGTTTCCCCGAATAAACTCATGGATTATATGATGGCGGGCAAACCGGTTATTTTTGCGATTGAGGCAGGCAATGATATGGTTGCCGAGGCGCAGTGCGGCATTTCCATTCCGCCGGAAGACAGCACCGCCATCGCGGACGCGGCGCAGAAGCTTGCCGCCATGCCGCAGGAGGAGCTTGCCGCCATGGGGCAGCGCGGCCATGCGTATATTTTAGCGCACCATGAATATGACGTACTGGCAAAGCAGTTTTTAGATGTAATGCAGCAGCATTTGAAGCATTCAACTTCCGCAAAATAA